A stretch of DNA from uncultured Fretibacterium sp.:
TCAGGCTCTGGCCGAACTCGCCTCCGAGTCTGATAGGAGCCATAAGGGGGAAGGAGAGCCATTCTGAGGAAAGCCGCTAAATTTCCTCCTTTCCAGTTTTCTCCTTTCCGTTTTCCTACCCTCGGGGCTTTGAGATGAGATTCCAGAGCACCGCCCTCAGAGGATTTCGGAACCTTGGGACCGTGCGGCGCATAGACTGGGGGCCGGGCTTGAACCTCATTTTGGGCCCAAACGGCGCTGGAAAGACGAACCTTCTGGAGTCCCTGAACGTCCTGTCCGGGTGGGGGACGTTCTCGGGGAGGGTGAGTTCGGCCGTGGCCTGGGACTCGCCGGACGGGCGGGCGCTTCTGGCCGCGCGGACCTCCGGGGAGCGGGATATCGAGGTCTCGGTGCTCCTCTCGTCCCGCATGACCCTGAAGGCGGACGGGGAGCGGATCAGCGGGTCGGAGCTCCGGGCGCGCCTTCCCTCCCTCTCCTTCCTGCCCACGGACATCGACCTGATTGACGGTCCATCCTCCGTCCGGCGCCGTTTTCTCGATCGGCTCTGTGCCCTCTGCATCCCCTCTTATGCGCGCCGGCTCTCGGAGTATCGGCAGCTTGTCCGCCATCGCGTCGCCCTTCTGCGGCAGGGCCGTTCTCCCGCGAGGACGACCCTGCCCTTTGCGCGTCTGG
This window harbors:
- a CDS encoding AAA family ATPase, producing MRFQSTALRGFRNLGTVRRIDWGPGLNLILGPNGAGKTNLLESLNVLSGWGTFSGRVSSAVAWDSPDGRALLAARTSGERDIEVSVLLSSRMTLKADGERISGSELRARLPSLSFLPTDIDLIDGPSSVRRRFLDRLCALCIPSYARRLSEYRQLVRHRVALLRQGRSPARTTLPFARLGGWILESRRRVLDRMLEGLGTEPNFFPLSLPFPFILRAEPKIVGSGSDFLLAALEATAEREAHACRPLAGPHRDDLVVSCLGRPASAALSRGQKRRLVVSLILIAGRFVGTYLRAQPVLLLDDLGAELDEAGRREAGSTLLGTGWQVFVTGTENPFPETPAQIYSLDF